The Campylobacter armoricus sequence TTAATATATTAAAAAAATTATAATATCATTTTAAAAAATTTATACTTTGGTGATTATATGTTTATAGATAATGTGAAACTTGTTTTAAGTTCGGGTAATGGTGGTAAAGGTGCAGTAAGTTTTCGCCGTGAAAAACATGTGCCACTTGGTGGACCTGATGGTGGTGATGGCGGAAATGGAGGTCATGTATATTTTATCTGCGATAATAATACTCATACCTTAGTTCATTTTAAAGGTAAAAAAGAGCTTAAGGCTCAAAATGGCCAACCAGGTTTAGGGCGAAATAAAAATGGTAAAAGAGGGGAAAATTTAGAATTAATTGTTCCGCAAGGAACCCAAGTAATTGATGCACAAAGTGGAGAAGTTTTGCTTGATATGCTTGTTGAAGGTCAAAAAGAATTATTTTTAAAAGGTGGTAAAGGCGGTCTTGGCAATACTCATTTTAAAAACTCCACTAATCAACGTCCAGATTATGCCCAACCAGGTGTTGCAGGAAAAACTTTAAGTGTGCGTTTAGAATTAAAACTCATAGCAGATGTAGGGCTTGTTGGTTTTCCAAATGTAGGAAAATCCACTCTTATAAGTGTAGTATCTAATGCAAAACCTGAAATTGCTAATTATGAATTTACCACTCTAACCCCAAAGCTTGGTATGGTTGAGGTGGATGATTATAATTCTTTTGTAATGGCGGATATCCCAGGTATTATAGAAGGCGCGAGCGATGGAAAAGGTTTGGGATTTGAATTT is a genomic window containing:
- the obgE gene encoding GTPase ObgE; this translates as MFIDNVKLVLSSGNGGKGAVSFRREKHVPLGGPDGGDGGNGGHVYFICDNNTHTLVHFKGKKELKAQNGQPGLGRNKNGKRGENLELIVPQGTQVIDAQSGEVLLDMLVEGQKELFLKGGKGGLGNTHFKNSTNQRPDYAQPGVAGKTLSVRLELKLIADVGLVGFPNVGKSTLISVVSNAKPEIANYEFTTLTPKLGMVEVDDYNSFVMADIPGIIEGASDGKGLGFEFLRHIERTSFLLFVLDPLREMSLKEQFCILRKELEKFSSKLYARNFGIMLSKSDSVNLGEEFAQKMEDDYSELKAYLQSQNNPQSFLIKVSSLEKTGLKDLKFMLLEEIKKLRKNEK